AGAATGAGCCGCAGCGCCCCCCCCAAGGGCACGGATTTCAGGTTCAGTGTAACCTTCGCCGACCGCTCGACGCCGGCCGCCTGGAGAGCGTCCCATCGGGCCTGGATGCTGGCGCCGCTATAGTCGGCGCAGAATCGCAGCGCCTCCTCGAGCGCGATGCCCTGGAACTCGAAACTGATGGGTTGGTCGAGTTTCTGCCGGACCTTGGGATCAACCTCGCTGCCGCTCCCGCCGGGTGCGCCCAGCCGGCCGAGGGCCCAGGCGGCGGCGTCGCGCAAGTGCGGATCATCGCTCTTGGCGGCCGCGGAGGCGAGCGCGTCGGCTGCTCGCCGATCGCCCAGTTCACCGAGCATGCGGGCGGCCTCCGGTGCGACCATCGACTCCTTGGACCCGAGTAGGTCAATCAGGATCGGCACAGCGCGGGGGTCGCGCATGCCTGCAAGGACCCGGGCCGCGGAGAACCGCACGCGCTCGTCCGGGGCGGCCAAGCCAGCGGCAGCGGCGGCCTTCGCTTTCTCCCCCCCGAGTTCGCCCAGCGACTGCATGGCGTAGTACCGGACGGCGAAGTCTGTGTCCTTCGTCGCGGCGATAAGAGGGTCGATGGCCCGGGCGTCGCCCTGGACGCCCAGAGCCTCCGCCGCCGAACTCCGCACCCGCGCCTCGGGGTCCTTGAGCGCGGCAATCAGCGGCGCGAAGTAGCCCGGGGCCTTCGAGCGGAAATCCCGGATTATATGGCCGATCGACTCGCGCACCACCGCGTCGCGGTCTTTCAGCATGGCGGCGACATACGGCACGGCCTTGGGGCTCCCGCTGCCCACCAGCGCTAAAACGGCGTACCGCCGCGTCGCGGCCGCAGGCTCGCGGAGCATGGCCGCCACCCGGTCGACCACGCCTTCGTCCTCGCTGCACCGCT
The Planctomycetota bacterium DNA segment above includes these coding regions:
- a CDS encoding HEAT repeat domain-containing protein; translated protein: MRTALIALAASVLLSGLAFGAPVGEPPPDFSGLTVLELLGKLRDADEMVCSDAARELAKRCSEDEGVVDRVAAMLREPAAATRRYAVLALVGSGSPKAVPYVAAMLKDRDAVVRESIGHIIRDFRSKAPGYFAPLIAALKDPEARVRSSAAEALGVQGDARAIDPLIAATKDTDFAVRYYAMQSLGELGGEKAKAAAAAGLAAPDERVRFSAARVLAGMRDPRAVPILIDLLGSKESMVAPEAARMLGELGDRRAADALASAAAKSDDPHLRDAAAWALGRLGAPGGSGSEVDPKVRQKLDQPISFEFQGIALEEALRFCADYSGASIQARWDALQAAGVERSAKVTLNLKSVPLGGALRLIL